Within the Bacteroidia bacterium genome, the region CTCCATATCCCTCTGAGGTTAACCGCTTCGGATCAATGCCCTTCGTAATAAGATACTCCACTACACTCTTCGCACGACGCTTCGAAAGATCCAGGTTGTAGGAGTCTGATCCCCTCGTGTCTGTGTGAGCACTGATCTGAATGCTTACGTGCTCGTTCAGCGTAAGAAAATCTGCCAACGTGTCCAAAATCTGCTTCGAACGGGGCCGCAGCGTCGCCTTGTCAAAGTCGTATTCAATGCCCTCAATCACAATCTCACCACCGGGTATCGGTGTAAGGTAAAAATCCTGAATGAAACTTTCGCTCTCTGTCTTGTCCTTCGTAGTCACTGAAGCGGCGTCGCTGAAAAACTTGTTCTTCTGTGCCTTTATAAACCATTCGGCATCCTCCGGAAGCGGAGTCTCGTAATATCCTTTGTCATCGGTAATGAACATCATCGGCTCCCTGTTGAATCCCACATCCTTAAAAGATACCAGAGCGTTCGGAATTACCTCGTTCGTCTCTGAATTATAAACCACCCCGCTTATGCTGAAAATCGGCGGATTCTTCACCACCTCGTAAACTTTGTAACAATAGGTCGGCTCCGGACCGCATCCTACACACTGCTCACGGTCACTTGAGAAATACGCCGTCTTCTGATCGTTCAGAATAACAAAATACGCATCGTCTTTGCTCGAATTAACAGGGCCTTTCATATTCACAGGCTGCCCCCATACGGTGTCCGTTTCCGTAGCGTATGTTTTGAAAATATCCAAGCCCCCGAAACCCATGTGCCCGTCTGATGAAAAGTACAATGTGGTGGTTTTGCTGCTGTAAAAAGGACTTACTTCGTTCTCTGAACTGTTAATATTGCTCCCCAGGTTCACCGGGGTGCCGGGGTTGCCGTTCTCATCGAGCGAACAATACCAAATATCCATTTTACCTTTTCCGCCCGGACGATCTGATGCAAAATAGATCTTATCCTCCTCAAAATTCAGTGAAGGGTTCATGGAACGGTATCCGTCTACGTTTACTCCGGGCAGCTTCATGGGCTGAAGCCACTTGCCGTTCATGTACCTGGCCAGGTAAATATGACACTCCTTCGGATCCGCCGGATTCCAACGGGTGAAAAACAACATGTCCTTATTCACTGACAAATACGGCGATCCTTCATGCATACCCGTGTTAACATTCCCTTCCAGCAGCATCGGTGCTGTCCAGCTCTGTCCGTTCTTCGTGATCGTAAAGATGTCGCAGAGGTAAAACGGATCCTCCTGCTCTTCTTTATCCTCAGTGTTCGTCACTTTCCCGTCCTTCCGGGCCGAGGTAATCAGCATCTCCACATTCATCTCTGCAAAAGCAGTGGCAAAGGTGGCGCTGGCTTTCGGTGAGTTCACTGTAGTGTCCATTAAGGATATCACGGTGTTCTTCTTTGTGCTGTTACTGTCCATCGCAAAATAACAACTCAGCGCTCCCGCACTCGCCCGCTTGTATTGATAACTGCCTTTCAGGAGTGAATCCGCTGTAATAGACTCGAATATCTGCAGCGCGTCGTGATACTTTTTGTTCGTCATCAGTATCATCCCGAACCACATCTTATCCTCCGGATACCGCTTTTCGTCAATTTTCAATGATTTACGGTACCATATCTCCGCCTTATCGTAATTACGGATCAACCGGTAACACTCTGCCACCCGGTGTACTACATAATCATAACCAATTCGCTGGGTGATGTTCTTCACCACGCTGGTATCTTCCTGCATCACTTTGGAAGTGTCTGTTCCTGTGGAATCCAGAGGGGGTACAAATGTGCGTATGTCGTACGGAAATAAATAATCTCTTGAATGCATCGTGCCCGGCTCTATCACCCGCTGGTAATACTCCACCGCAGAAGCGTAATCTCCTACTTTATAGGCATCTTCCGCATACTGAAGCCATTCCTTCCGTGTTTGGGAAAAGGCTAAACCGCCGCAGAGATAAAAAAGAAAGAAAACGGATAACAGCTTTTTCATAAACGGGGACAATTATTTGCACGTTGCGGACCGGTTCGCCGCCCGGTGTAGGTCACGGACAGTTCAAGACCTCCGCGGTGATTGGTGTAAGGATTCAGGGATGAGGTATTAATGTCGTAACTAAGACGGTAGATCCACGGACCCATTTTCAACCCCATCTCCATCACTATCGCGTCATCTTCACTATGGTAAAAATTCTCCTTCGCGGTTACCGGACCCGACAAGCGGAAGGTAGGACCGAAAATCAGAAATACATCCTGCTCTTTCAGGTAATAATGACCGTGCACCGAAAACGTGAATTCGCGCGCATTGGTCTGACGTAGCAGGAGAAATTTAGGCAGAAGCTGCAGCTTGTCGTTGATAGAGAAACGTACGCCCCCGTGAAAGGTGTGATGAATAGGCAAGCGGTTATCGGTTCCATAAAACGATTCCTTCGGGCGCGTCAGGTGCCGCACACTGTATCCGAAAAAGGGATTCACACGTACCGCGTCTTTGGCATAATAATAAATGAATCCTGCATTCAGATCCGGCATGAAAATGCCTTCATCTCCCATCGTCTCTCCTGAAGGTATGCTGGTATCAAAATACCCTCCGTTGGAATAGCTGTATTGCTCGTCCCAGGTAAGTTTGGAAAACTGAATACTCTTCTGTATAAATCCCAACTGAGCTCCCATGGAAATATGGTGGTATTCTTTCTCCTTGTCCAGGATCAGATCATAGGATCCGGAGGCAAGAAAACTGAAAACGTTGTAGTTGCCTGTGCCCGCTCTGTAATCCATCAGCTGCCCGCCGGCCGCAAACTTTCCCAGCGGCATGTCGAAAGATCCGGCAAAGGTCTGGAAGGGATGATGCGCGATGGCACTCCACTGCGTGCGATAGTGCGCATGCACACGGTAATAGCCTTCAAACAAGCCGGTCATAGCCGGATTTACATTCAGCGACGCGCCGTCGTATTGTGTCAGGTGAAAATCCTGGGAGCGCATCATCGTTCCGGCCAAAAACAGGGCCAGTACCGGAACGGATTTTATCATGGTTCTCATAGTGCTTTTCATTGGGGTTGCTGCGCTTATCTCACCAGGGTAACATCTCCCTTCAGAACGTGCGAAACGTCATCCTCGGTAACACCTGTCACCGTCCAGACATATACACCCAGCGGTTGTTCCTTGCCGTCGCGTGTTCCGTTCCATCCTTTCGCCTGATCATTGGAAATGAACAGCAGTTCTCCCCAGTTGTTATAGATCCGGAATTCCAGCTCCTTGAACGGACCGCCCTTAACAAGCAGTTCATCATTGAACCCGTCACCGTTGGGTGAGAAACCACTCGGTACCAGTGGCGGAAGAGCAACAATCACTTCGTGATATACCGTATCAATACAACCATTGATATCTGTTACAATCAGCATCACTATAAAGGTTCCGCCGGTGGAATAGGCATGACTGGGATTCTGAACGTTCGAAGTAGTAGAATCACCGAAATTCCAGAACCAGGAAATGATGTTTGTCTGTGACTGATCTGTGAAATTCACCGTTTGTCCGACCACTGCCGTATAATCATCAATACCAAAGGCAGCCAAAGGTGCAGGATTCACTGTTACCGACTGTGTTACAGTATCTGCACAACCTGCCGAATTGGTCACGATCAGGCTTACGTTGTAATTCCCTGCGCTGCCGTAATTATGCACAGGATTCTGGGAAGTGCCCGTTTGTGAATCACCAAAATTCCAGGTCCAGCCCGTGATTGTTCCGGTGAGTGTAGTGGAAGAGTCTAAAAATTGTACCCCATCGTTCTGGCAGGCATTCAGCAATCCGAAATCGGCAACCGGCTGATAATATACATTCACCGTATCTACGAGCGTATCACTGCAACCATTGGAGGAGGTTACCACCAATGTTACAGTGTAGGTTCCGCCTGCACCGTAAATGTGCGTGGGATTCTGGTTGTTGGAGCTATTGTTGGCACCGGAGGGAGGATCTCCGAAATTCCATGTCCATCCGGTAATCACTCCCACCGTGGTGGTGGATCCGTCCGTAAATCCTGTGGGCGACCACGGACACACATTCGTGGAAGCAAACTGAGCAGTCGGTGCAGGGATGAGCGTCATGAGCAGGGAATCATGCTGCGGCAAACATCCCCCGTTATTCGTGGTATAAAAGTGCAGCCATACAGAACCATTCGCGTTATCCGCTGCGCTGGGAACATAGGTTGGATTCAGGATAGCATTTGAGGGAAGGAACTGCCCGGTTCCGGAGCTGGTCCAGTACCCTGCTCCGGTAGTGGTAGTGGCCGAGAGCGGAATCCATGCGCCTGCACAGGCTGAATCGTTATTTGTAATTGCCACAGAAGGCGGCGGTGTGAAAAAGATGGTTACCGTGTCGCAGGTAGGTAAACAATTCCCGTTACCGGTGGTGCAGAAAAGAAGAACCACAGATCCGTTTGCAGTATCCTGCGGCGTGGGAATGTAATTCGGGTTCACAATATTCGGGTTGGGAACAAATGTTCCGTTGCCGGTAATAATGGTCCACGATCCTCCCGTAGCCGGAGGTGTGAACGTTCCGCTGAGCGGCACATAAGCCGTGTCCTGACAAACGAAAATATCGCTGCCTGCACTGGCGCCCGGTCCGGGCGTAAAGGTGATCACAATGGTGTCTGTATCAGCTGTACACAAGCCATTGCCGGTGGTGATAAGCAGTAAAGTAGCCGATCCGTTGCTCACCTCCAAAGGCGTAGGCGTGTACGTAGGATTGAGTACGGTGTTACTGGGCGTGAATGTTCCGTTTCCGATCCATAAACCGCCGGTAGCATTCAGTACGGTACCTCCCAGGGCTATGGTTGGACTATTCGTACAGGCAATCGTGTCATTCCCGGCATTGGCAATGGGCCTGCCCTGAATGGTGATCACCTGTGTAATGGTATCTACACATCCGGCGGTGGAACCAATGATGAGTGTAACCGTATAGGTTCCCCCGTTATTGTAAATATGATACGGGTTCTGCTGCGTGGAGGTATTATTCGGCCCTGATGGCGGATCACCGAAATTCCAGGTCCATGCATTGATGTTATTGCCCGGCGAAGCCGTGGACGCATCTGTAAAAAACACGGTATCTCCTGCACATACCGGAGCGGTGTTTGTAAAGCCTGCCGCAGTGGAAGCAATTGAAATAGTATCGTAGGCGGTATCCGCGCAGGCTGTTCCCCAGTTGGATATAAGCATTACGGTGTAAGGACCCACGCCCGGATAAGTGTAGCAGGGAGGATTCGCTGAATAGGAAGTATCCGTTGTTACAGAAAGATCACCGAAGTTCCAGAAATAGGAACTGGCAGGAGGGGCCGTGGTATTGTTGAAACATACGGTGTTTCCGCCCGAACAATTACCCTGCGGCGTGAAGGACGCTACAGCCAGGGGCGGACAATAGACCACATTGAACTGGAAATCGCGAAGGATCTCGCCGATTTTTTGCCCATTCCGGAATTCCTCGCATTTAATCCCAACCACAAACTGACCAACATAAGGCGGACTTCCGTTGAGCAATCCCGTGCCCTGGTTAATGGTTAGCGCTCCCGGAGGACCTCCCAGCGCATTGGTAGGTCCATACATAAAGGTGGGAGGATTACCCGGATTGGTATTACTCCAGGTGATGGGAGTAAAAGTGGCTACGTTCAGCGGGAACGTAGGTGCATTATCATCAAATGGTGTATAAAGAGAGTAAACAAGCGAATCGCCGTCGGCGTCCGTAGCACTGTGATCAAAATTCAGCGGCTGGTTCTGACAAACAAACACCGGCGGAAACTGAGACCATTGAGGAGAGGAGTTAGTGAGCCATTGGGTGTTGTCGGGGATGTAGGTATACCAGGTTTCTCCGGTTGCCAGGGGATTCACTACGTTCCCAAGGGAAGAGTTGCGGCAGCAATACTGAAAATACACATGGTATCCTCCCGGATTGGGAGGAATATTATTGACCACGCGGGAATAAATGGCTTCTTCCAGACAGATACCCGGATTCGTAACACAGGTATCAATATTCAGAGGAACGAATGAAGCGCCGGGGAAAGGAATGCTCACTGTGGTAAATGCCGTTCCGTTGGGAAGACGCACAAGAATATTCGCAGTTCCCGGGAAGGAGGCATTACCGGGAGCGCAATCACGGTACAACTTCAGGATGAAACGGTAGGTGGAACCTCCCAGGTGCTCATAGGTCAGCGAGCCTCCCACAATGTGGGTTGCGAAGGCTGTGACGGGGGCAATAAAAAGAACTAAAATGAGAAGGGGTAAGAATTTTCTCATGATCCGGTGAATTTAGGGTGCATAAAAATATAAAAAAATACTGAAAACCAGTGGGTTTACTCAACTTTGCCCATCTTTTCCAGTATCCGCAAAACAGACGTATCCAAAGGCAATAAGGTTGGTTACTGGTTCAAAAATTCATTCACCTTGACAAAACCATTTAACTTATTGATTTTATGGCATTTAACTAAATATCGAGGCGCCGGACCTCACCGGTCTATTTCTATATTTGCGGAATGGCGAAAAAAGGCAAGGCAATAAGTCAAACTCCAAGGGGTTCATTGTTCCGGCAATACCGTACCATTTGCCTGACCCTGGCAGCCACTGCTTTTTTCCTCTATTTCAATACTCTGGGGCACGAATATGCCTTCGATGATTCGGTAGCCATTACTGCGAACGAATTCACAAAAAAAGGGGTTCAGGGTATTCCGGATCTGATGACGAAGGACCTTTTTGCGGGGATTTACGGGCAGGGGCTGGAGATCGGGGGTGGCCGGTGGCGACCACTTTCGCTGGTTACTTACGCCATTGAATGGGAGATAATGGGTGGGCCCTCGCCGGGACTAAGTCATTTTATTAATGTACTGCTTTACTCCGTTTGTATAGTAATGCTTTTCCTGGCGCTCATCCGGCTCACAGAACATCCCTTACTTGCGTTGATGACTTCGGTACTTTTTCTGGTTCATCCGCTGCATTCGGAGGTAGTAGCGAATATCAAATCAAGGGATGAGATCTTCTCTCTTCTTTTTATTCTGGCGTCTGTTTGGTACCTGCTGAGCGACCGTGCGGGTGTCCAATGGAAAGCGGCTTCTTTTTTCGCACTGGCGCTACTCTCGAAGGAGAACGGAATACTTTTCCTGTTGTTCTTTCCTTTCCTTCTTTTTCTGATCCGGAAGCTTCCGGTAAGGGATGCGCTGAAACGCTCACTGCCGCTACTCATTACCGGTTTAGTTTATCTTATCATCCGGTCTGTGCTGGTGGGAACAGTGGGCGACAAAAGTACGGCAGACCTGATGGAAAATCATTTGTTCGGTACAGGATTCGGAGAACGGACCGCGAGCGTTGCACTTATTTTCTGGGAATATCTATGCCTCTTTTTCTTTCCGCATCCGCTCTCCAGCGATTACTCTTTTAATCAGATTCCTGTTGTGGGTTGGGCGGATTACCGTGCGATCCTTTCATTTGTTGTTCACGGGGCGCTGTTGGTTATCGCTGTGCTTATTCTGAAACGTTCCCCGCGCGAAAGAAATTCCGGAATTACCCTCTCCGACATGATTGCTTTCGGTATCCTGTTCTATCTCATTCAACTTTCACTGGTTTCGAACCTGCTGTTCAATGTTGGTGCTCCGCTGGGAGAACGATTTACCTTTACGGCAAGCCTGGGCGCCTGCCTGGCGGTGTGCGCGTTGGTACTTTGGTTGCTGAAAACCTCCATAAAAGAAGCAGAATGGAAGAGCAAACCGATGTTGATCATTCTTCTTCTGTCAGTACCGCTTGCTCTAAAAACCTTTTCACGCAATCCCGACTGGAAGAATAATCTTACACTCTTTGCGGCCGATATCCATCACGCGCCGAACAGTGCAAAGGTTCACTTCTATCTGGGTAATTCCCTTTACAACGCGGCAATGGATAATAAAGGCCTTCCCGAATACAAAGAGCAGTTACTGGCTTCAAGGGGGCCACTTCACCGCGCCACTCAGATTCATCCCGGCTTTCATCACGCCTGGAACAAACTGGGAACAGTGTATGCAGAACTGAAAATGCCGGACAGTGCCATCGTTTGCCTTGAAACTGCTCTGGCTGCCGTACCCGAAAACATCAATTTGAAATCAGGAGAAAAAGATAAGGTGCTCTCAATGGACAGAACGGGTGTAGATGCTCTGGCCACGCTGGGATCCGTTTACGGAGAACAGAAAGGCGATTTTACTAAAGCGATCTATTACCTGAATGAATCTCTGCGGTTCAATCCCAACAACTTCCCTGCCCTGCAGAACCTGGGGATCGCCTATGCAATGAAAGGAGACACTCCGAATGCCATTGCGGCCTTTGAACGTGCTGCCGCACTGGATCCCAACAACGGGCAAACCTACCTGAACCTTGGAAAACTGTACGGAAATTCAGGAGACATGAAGCGCGCGAATATGTATTTTGAAAAAGCGAAATCCCTGGGAGTTGAGGTTCGTTGATTAGTAGCCCACTTTTCGCTTCCCTGTTTCAGCCAAAAATATTCTCACGGGATCAAGAATCTTTGCGTTTCCGCCGGGCATCACCACAGCGGCATCCACAATGGTAATAGAGGAGCCGGGGTTCAGAAGAAAAAGTTTTTCCCGCATGGTCAGGTTAAACTTATTTCCGGCGGTGGTTAACGTATCAGTTTGTCCCGATGCGTCTGTATAAACCATAGAGAAACCGGTCACCGGCAAAAACACTTTCTGACTTTCGAGAAAAGCTGTGATTCCGTTTCGGATGTGAAGATCCCAGAGATCCATTACAGAATCCCTTTTCACGCCGCAGACTTTAAGAACAGGTTGCGGGGCGCGGCGTATGGTATACTTTCGTGTAAAACAAACGGCTCGTGTTCCGTCCGGAAGGATCTCCAGCACGGTAATCAATGCAGAAACATCTTTTTCATCTACTGTAACAGAAAACAGGCTGTCTTTTCTTTTGATCTTTCCACCCGTCACCATGATCCCGCCTACCTTAAATTCCCCGGTGACTCTGAGTACGAAATAATTTTCCTGTTCTGTCCACAATGCCGAATCATTGGGCCATAAAGAAACCCGCATCGCATCGTCTTTTACCTTAAACACCACCGTATCCTGCGCCTTAGCAGGAAGGATCAAGAGTAGAAAGCAACCCGCTGACAATAACGGTAGGCGCATGTGTTCTCAAAGATTAAGAAGGCGGCGGGCATCCTGCTCGGAACCTATCCTGCCCGGGTGAACAGTGAGCGTGTATACGCAGGCACCGTGCTCAGGTTTCGCCTTTTTGAAATCTTCTGCGCTGAGGGTGGCTATTCTTCCGTCGGCGGTTAGGGTCCATAACTGGTTCCGGGTTTTAGGATTGTACCTGAAACTCCGTATAGTATCCCCGTAGTAGGTAAACATCATGTTCCTCCCCTGCTCCACCAGGTAAACCGTGCCCAGTTTAAGGGGCTTACCTGTCTGGTCTTTAAAACTGGCGATAATCTCCATTCCTTTGGGAAGAAGCTTCGGACAATCGCTGTTATAGATTCCAAAACGCTCCACATTGAAAACACGCATGACTGTTTGAGTATTCGCCGTAACCAGTTTCTGCCACTCCTGCAGCTTTTTTCCTTCCGTGTTATCGAACTCTACTTCCCCAACGTAGCGTGCGTTCAGTTCACGAAGCATGTTGAGGTCGGCTGTTAGTTTTTTCTCCCTCCGGCGGAGGTCCTGATGATACTTCTCCAGTATGGCATTTGCTTTTTTGATATTCTTCTCTCCCAGCACCGGGCGCGCTTTCACTGTGATCTTCTGCGTCCAGTCGGTAAACTCAAGCACACACCATCCGGCACTGTCGGCCGACTTCATCCTTACATTTCTCCACGTTTTTGTGGAATACATCTTTGCAAATTGTTTTTCTTCTGGAGCCACGGCAAACTTAAGGTTCCGGTACCCGGCCCACTCAGGAAAACGCACTGTATCCAGATCCACCACCAGCAGTAATTCATTGCCGCGGGGTATAAAAGGAGAAGGCGGGATGTTTTTTTTCAGTTCCTCCCGGTCTTTTACCTGCTCATCCAGAGAATTCATCAGTTGCTTCCTGAGTGAGACCGGATCAAATTGAGTCAGCAGGCTGTCCAGTGTATTTTTCCAGGGTTCAGGTATTCCGGCCGTATCTTTTCCGAGGTACTCCCATCGTCCGCTCCGGGAGTCAAGAAAATAGGAGTTGAAGTGATTTCCCGGCTGAACAGAAACCATTTCAACTTTCACTGAATTACCGGGGCGTAATTGCAGCGGGCGATCTCCGTCGAAGGCGAGGATCTCGATCATTCCGCCCGATTCAAAATGATAGCGTGTTCCTGCGGAATCATAGGTCATTGGAATGCCGCTGAGGAAAAAATCTTTTGGCCCATGGAATTCCCGGTAGCGAAGTTGTACCGGGCCTGCGAAAGGTTGGCCGTTCTCACCCATGAAAGCCCCTGCGGGTACATGAATCTGCGATCCCGAACGGAACCGGTAAACACCCCCCTTCCCGCCGTCGAACGTGAATACAGTATCCGGTGCCTGCGGCCAGGGTACTGAATCTGTGAAGTTATCTTGCAACAAAAGGAGGGGCAACGATGACCGTTCGGGCCCCCAAAGCAGCAGCCCTGCCACTATTCCCGAAACGGCCACCGTACCTGCCATCCACTTCAGCCAGCCACTCTTCGCCCCCGTAGTGTATTTCAGTTGCCGGTTAAAATCCATCTGCTCCGCAATCTCGCGTTCACTGATTGCTTCCCGGTCTTTTAGAATAAGATACTTACTTTTCATCTCTGTTCTTTTTAAATACCCTTCATTTCCTTCTTTAACAATTCCAATACTTTATATAGGCGTTGTTTTGCCGCGCTTTCGCTAATTCCCAGGATACCGGCAATCTCTGCGAAGGAACGCTGCTCAAAAAAGCGCATTTCCACGAGTTGCACCTCCGTTTCTTCCAGGGTTTGCAGTGCGCGAAAAAGCGTTTCGTCCTGTTCCCGGCTGCCGCACTCTTCCGCAATCAACGCAATGCCTTCCTCCCGGATGGAAACTGTCCGGCGAACTTTTCCGGAGCGGTAATGCTTTCCCAGGATGTTTAGCGCGATACGGAATAGCCAGGAAGAAAAGGGGAAACCGCGGGTAGTATAGCGTTTCAGCGAACAAATGGCTTCACAGAAAACCTGCGAAGTGATATCGAATGCCAGATCCCTATTTTCCACCCGGTTATATACAAAACGGAGGATGCTCCGGTAGTACCGTTCGTAGAGCGGTCGAAACGCCTGCGGATCCTTTTGCGCAGCCTGCACTTCCTGCCATTCGTCGCTGATCTCAGCTGCGTCGGTTGGTACCCTGGTTCCGGTCATCCTGCGTTGTACGGAGTACATTGATTACGGTTTCTTCCCCATAGATACCATCCGCCATTAAAAAGTCTGGGGAGCTATAAAATTCTTTCAGGCCACAGGCGAAAAAGGGCTAAATTTAGGCTGGGATGATCTCAAAAAATACCATAGCCCGCATCTTTGAAACCGCCCGTGTAGAGGAGGTGATCGCAGACTTCGTTTCACTGAAGAAACGGGGAGCGAACATGATCGGATTGTGTCCTTTCCACAATGAGAAAACCCCGTCGTTTCATGTGTCGCCTTCCAAGGGGATCTACAAATGTTTTGGCTGCGGCAAAGCGGGCAACGCCGTGAACTTTATCATGGATCATGAGAGCCTGAGTTTTCCGGAA harbors:
- a CDS encoding PorP/SprF family type IX secretion system membrane protein — its product is MRTMIKSVPVLALFLAGTMMRSQDFHLTQYDGASLNVNPAMTGLFEGYYRVHAHYRTQWSAIAHHPFQTFAGSFDMPLGKFAAGGQLMDYRAGTGNYNVFSFLASGSYDLILDKEKEYHHISMGAQLGFIQKSIQFSKLTWDEQYSYSNGGYFDTSIPSGETMGDEGIFMPDLNAGFIYYYAKDAVRVNPFFGYSVRHLTRPKESFYGTDNRLPIHHTFHGGVRFSINDKLQLLPKFLLLRQTNAREFTFSVHGHYYLKEQDVFLIFGPTFRLSGPVTAKENFYHSEDDAIVMEMGLKMGPWIYRLSYDINTSSLNPYTNHRGGLELSVTYTGRRTGPQRANNCPRL
- a CDS encoding tetratricopeptide repeat protein encodes the protein MAKKGKAISQTPRGSLFRQYRTICLTLAATAFFLYFNTLGHEYAFDDSVAITANEFTKKGVQGIPDLMTKDLFAGIYGQGLEIGGGRWRPLSLVTYAIEWEIMGGPSPGLSHFINVLLYSVCIVMLFLALIRLTEHPLLALMTSVLFLVHPLHSEVVANIKSRDEIFSLLFILASVWYLLSDRAGVQWKAASFFALALLSKENGILFLLFFPFLLFLIRKLPVRDALKRSLPLLITGLVYLIIRSVLVGTVGDKSTADLMENHLFGTGFGERTASVALIFWEYLCLFFFPHPLSSDYSFNQIPVVGWADYRAILSFVVHGALLVIAVLILKRSPRERNSGITLSDMIAFGILFYLIQLSLVSNLLFNVGAPLGERFTFTASLGACLAVCALVLWLLKTSIKEAEWKSKPMLIILLLSVPLALKTFSRNPDWKNNLTLFAADIHHAPNSAKVHFYLGNSLYNAAMDNKGLPEYKEQLLASRGPLHRATQIHPGFHHAWNKLGTVYAELKMPDSAIVCLETALAAVPENINLKSGEKDKVLSMDRTGVDALATLGSVYGEQKGDFTKAIYYLNESLRFNPNNFPALQNLGIAYAMKGDTPNAIAAFERAAALDPNNGQTYLNLGKLYGNSGDMKRANMYFEKAKSLGVEVR
- a CDS encoding PKD domain-containing protein, which translates into the protein MRKFLPLLILVLFIAPVTAFATHIVGGSLTYEHLGGSTYRFILKLYRDCAPGNASFPGTANILVRLPNGTAFTTVSIPFPGASFVPLNIDTCVTNPGICLEEAIYSRVVNNIPPNPGGYHVYFQYCCRNSSLGNVVNPLATGETWYTYIPDNTQWLTNSSPQWSQFPPVFVCQNQPLNFDHSATDADGDSLVYSLYTPFDDNAPTFPLNVATFTPITWSNTNPGNPPTFMYGPTNALGGPPGALTINQGTGLLNGSPPYVGQFVVGIKCEEFRNGQKIGEILRDFQFNVVYCPPLAVASFTPQGNCSGGNTVCFNNTTAPPASSYFWNFGDLSVTTDTSYSANPPCYTYPGVGPYTVMLISNWGTACADTAYDTISIASTAAGFTNTAPVCAGDTVFFTDASTASPGNNINAWTWNFGDPPSGPNNTSTQQNPYHIYNNGGTYTVTLIIGSTAGCVDTITQVITIQGRPIANAGNDTIACTNSPTIALGGTVLNATGGLWIGNGTFTPSNTVLNPTYTPTPLEVSNGSATLLLITTGNGLCTADTDTIVITFTPGPGASAGSDIFVCQDTAYVPLSGTFTPPATGGSWTIITGNGTFVPNPNIVNPNYIPTPQDTANGSVVLLFCTTGNGNCLPTCDTVTIFFTPPPSVAITNNDSACAGAWIPLSATTTTGAGYWTSSGTGQFLPSNAILNPTYVPSAADNANGSVWLHFYTTNNGGCLPQHDSLLMTLIPAPTAQFASTNVCPWSPTGFTDGSTTTVGVITGWTWNFGDPPSGANNSSNNQNPTHIYGAGGTYTVTLVVTSSNGCSDTLVDTVNVYYQPVADFGLLNACQNDGVQFLDSSTTLTGTITGWTWNFGDSQTGTSQNPVHNYGSAGNYNVSLIVTNSAGCADTVTQSVTVNPAPLAAFGIDDYTAVVGQTVNFTDQSQTNIISWFWNFGDSTTSNVQNPSHAYSTGGTFIVMLIVTDINGCIDTVYHEVIVALPPLVPSGFSPNGDGFNDELLVKGGPFKELEFRIYNNWGELLFISNDQAKGWNGTRDGKEQPLGVYVWTVTGVTEDDVSHVLKGDVTLVR
- a CDS encoding sigma-70 family RNA polymerase sigma factor; protein product: MTGTRVPTDAAEISDEWQEVQAAQKDPQAFRPLYERYYRSILRFVYNRVENRDLAFDITSQVFCEAICSLKRYTTRGFPFSSWLFRIALNILGKHYRSGKVRRTVSIREEGIALIAEECGSREQDETLFRALQTLEETEVQLVEMRFFEQRSFAEIAGILGISESAAKQRLYKVLELLKKEMKGI
- a CDS encoding OmpA family protein — protein: MKKLLSVFFLFYLCGGLAFSQTRKEWLQYAEDAYKVGDYASAVEYYQRVIEPGTMHSRDYLFPYDIRTFVPPLDSTGTDTSKVMQEDTSVVKNITQRIGYDYVVHRVAECYRLIRNYDKAEIWYRKSLKIDEKRYPEDKMWFGMILMTNKKYHDALQIFESITADSLLKGSYQYKRASAGALSCYFAMDSNSTKKNTVISLMDTTVNSPKASATFATAFAEMNVEMLITSARKDGKVTNTEDKEEQEDPFYLCDIFTITKNGQSWTAPMLLEGNVNTGMHEGSPYLSVNKDMLFFTRWNPADPKECHIYLARYMNGKWLQPMKLPGVNVDGYRSMNPSLNFEEDKIYFASDRPGGKGKMDIWYCSLDENGNPGTPVNLGSNINSSENEVSPFYSSKTTTLYFSSDGHMGFGGLDIFKTYATETDTVWGQPVNMKGPVNSSKDDAYFVILNDQKTAYFSSDREQCVGCGPEPTYCYKVYEVVKNPPIFSISGVVYNSETNEVIPNALVSFKDVGFNREPMMFITDDKGYYETPLPEDAEWFIKAQKNKFFSDAASVTTKDKTESESFIQDFYLTPIPGGEIVIEGIEYDFDKATLRPRSKQILDTLADFLTLNEHVSIQISAHTDTRGSDSYNLDLSKRRAKSVVEYLITKGIDPKRLTSEGYGETVPWSYTEKDGTVVTHSQKFINALKTTKEKEAAHQKNRRTTFKVVGETKIEIKYKN